ACCGCCCCCAGCGCCTCATTGCTGGGCGGACTCCCCGGCGGATTTTGTGCCTCACGTTGCCGGTTGTTGAAACGCTCTGCTGCTTCGCGTTGCTCCCGGGCTCCGTTCCCGCGCTCAAGGATGTCCGAAATTCCGGCCTTCACGAGTTCCAGTTCACCTTGGTCGTCCAGGACTGGGCTCAGATAATCCACCAAGGCCCAGACCACATCCGCTGCCGGTTGGGGACGGAAGTCGCCAAAGTCCAGGAGGTCTCCGCGAAGTCCCGAATTGCTCGCTTGCCAACTCGCCATCCGGAGCAAGGCCGTCGGGACTGAGGCGGGCTCAACGCCGTCGAGCATTTCCAGGGAAGCGGTCTCAACCAATGCCCTCACAAGCACTGCTATCAAAGCTGCGTCTTCCGAGCGGAGGCACACGTCAGCCACCCTCACTTCCACCGTGGGATGATTGCGGGAGATGCGGGCGTCGAAGTAGATCATGCCCTCGTCAAGGAGCACCCCCGTGTCCAGGAGGCGCTGGACCATGCGCCGGTAGGCAGTCAACGAGCCAAAAACGGCAGAAGGCCCGGACGTCGGCCACCGGTTCCAGGCCTGGATCCGGTAGCTCTCGAAACCCGTGGGCAGCCCACGCCAGTATGGGGAATTGGCGCTGATGGCCGTTAAAACAGCAAGTTTGTCGCGAATGTGATCGAGGACCACCACGCCCTCTTCAGGCGACTCCACGGCAGTGTGCACATGGAAGCCGCACGTCAGTTGCTCGTGGGCCGTCAACCCGAAGCGTTCAAGCATCACGGCAAAGCGCGGATCTGGAGTCGTATGGGTGTTCTTAGCCAGGGGTGACGTGGCAAGCGCGGCCACCCGGGCGTTGTGTTTCCTGGCACCGTCATTGGCCATCGCACGTCCGCGCCGGATCTGCTGGAGGAGCTCACTGTAGCCATGGCACGGGCGGGTCTGGGTTTCGATTTGTTCCAGCTTCAGTTCGTGGCTCAGCCCCATCCCTGTTTCAGGCGCGGGTTCCGTGCCTGCCAGCAGCGCATCCGCGAGGGCCAAGGGCTCGCCCGTCACAGGATCGACGATGAGTAGCTCTTCCTCCACCCCGAAAGTCCGCATGGCACCATTCTGCTTCATGCGGCCCGGGAAATTCTGCTGGATCATCGCTCCATTGCCGACGTGGCGTCCCGGGAATCCGGGCTCCTCCCCACGTGGGGAGCAGGATGATCCAGCAGAAAAGCGTGCCTAGTCCTGGAAGTACTCCACTTTGGCGCCAATGGTGTTCAGGCGCTCGGCCAGATCCTCGTAACCACGTTCGATCACGTAGATGTTGCGAAGCTCCGAGGTTCCACGGGCAGCCAACATCGCCAGGAGCAGGCAGGCTGCCGGACGCAGGGCTGGTGGGCAACCGATCTCCGCGGCCCGCCACTTGGTGGGACCGTTGACGTAGATCCGGTGCGGGTCCAGGAGTTGCACCTGGGCGCCCAGCT
This genomic stretch from Micrococcaceae bacterium Sec5.1 harbors:
- a CDS encoding glutamate--cysteine ligase, coding for MRTFGVEEELLIVDPVTGEPLALADALLAGTEPAPETGMGLSHELKLEQIETQTRPCHGYSELLQQIRRGRAMANDGARKHNARVAALATSPLAKNTHTTPDPRFAVMLERFGLTAHEQLTCGFHVHTAVESPEEGVVVLDHIRDKLAVLTAISANSPYWRGLPTGFESYRIQAWNRWPTSGPSAVFGSLTAYRRMVQRLLDTGVLLDEGMIYFDARISRNHPTVEVRVADVCLRSEDAALIAVLVRALVETASLEMLDGVEPASVPTALLRMASWQASNSGLRGDLLDFGDFRPQPAADVVWALVDYLSPVLDDQGELELVKAGISDILERGNGAREQREAAERFNNRQREAQNPPGSPPSNEALGAVVGHAVKVTLRGATADSHKDPAPILTRVRRP